The genomic region GACCTATGCTGCAAGCAAATCCTATTGAATTTCCTAACTCATTCGAACCATTTTCGCTGTTCTAATAATTAACTCGTAACAGAGGATTCATTAGATGAAGTTGGTGAAGGAGGTCCTGTGTTAATTCCACTTATCTCATCTGCAAAATTCACTTCACTTGCTAtttctgctgctgcttcttcttcttcatcatcactgCTTTCCTCACAAGAAAACTTTGCCTTCTTGTTCCTCCTCTTATCCTTCTTCAGATATATTTTGTAGCCAACCCATGATGACGTTATCTATTTCAAAAACCACATGTTATGAAATACCATATAATGTTTTAATGAAATATTACCAAAATAATTATTCACATAAGATAATGTGGCACACAAaagtattaaaaaaaagaaagaaaagatttgattatTATTTAGATAATGTAGTCTGTTGTTGATCCTGCTGCTGTAATTGTATGATTTCAGATGGCAACAACTGAGTTATCTTTTTTATCTCTTTGTTCTTTACCCATAGAACCATGTATGGTCCACACACTATCGGATAGATGATCTTTTCATCTTTTAACTAATTCAGGTAAGGAAAacattataattaaaaattatgctAGTGTGAGCATTTCCAGAAATGCAGTTGTCACTACAGCACATGTTGAAAGAACATACAGATTGTTTTTCTTTTACATATCTCTCTGTCACTTTCTGGTAGCGAGCCAATGCCTGATAAACCATAAGCCACGATTGAGTAAAGCAAATAGTAACATTTCTATATTTTGCTTCAAATTGGCGTAGCTCATTCCTCTTTCTTGAAATCTGAGCCTCGATGTCGTTAAGTTTCTGGGTGGTATCTTCATATGATTTTTCACATACTACCTCAATTGTATAGCTAGCAGTCTTAAAAAAGTTATCCCCTAAATGATAACAAGTTGAATTAGTGTTAATATATTTTTGTGTAACaaaaataaccctagaaagcaaAGAATgataaaggaaaaataaatttttcagaGGAGTGCCTTCCGAGACTTCACAAGGTTGAAGACCTTCCAACCTTTTAAAGAAAGCCCTTTCAGGATCCTTGGCCATCGCTAACTGTACCATAGCACTAAAAGTAACCGTCACTTTCAAACAATCACTTAAAACACAGGAAAAAGGAACGCAATGAAACCTAACTTCATATCGCATTCATTGTTGAATCCATTCTGTGCACTTGAAAATGTAAGAAACACATTTCGGCAGATGTCACCTTGCCAGTTTTCTCACTATCTTCCTGTACAGAAAAAAATGTATGCACTATTTACTAAATATACACTCAATTGTAATTGCACATGCACTACTTCTATGACTAATTGCAGTATATGTAATGTACAAATCAACTATGAAAAGCTTAGTACCATGCTTATCGTAATTTCAATTTAGAATCACTTAGTTTGGTAAAACCAGTCTAACAAGAAAGGGAGACTAAATGTAGAAGCATTAAAACAACAAAGATTACATGCAGTGCTAAACCATAGCCACCATTTGCATCTTGTTCAAAGTAAAGTAACTAAAAAATCAACCTCAAGCATTAAAATCCACATCAACCAATACCAAAAACTACACCAGATGGACTAACAAAGTTAGAGGGTACTATAAACAAAGGTACAATGGTACCTTGAATTTGCTTTGTGCAGTTGAAGTAACTATTATTACAATCCCTGACTCAGCTTGCTCCTCATTTATTGTCACAACAAAAAGTGAGCACATTGCTTCTCTACCTGCAACTTGCGACATAATTAGAACAAATACAATACCAAGAGACTAATAAGGTGGAAGCGGTCTGACTGTAACTGTCCCATTCAGAGCTTCCTCAAGAACATTAGCTGAAATGGTTGTCTTGATAGGGACATCCAGCTTGCTATAATCAAATAGAATAAGAAGCAAAGTGAAGTTaagtaattttcaaaatcaagcaGCAA from Arachis ipaensis cultivar K30076 chromosome B02, Araip1.1, whole genome shotgun sequence harbors:
- the LOC110269242 gene encoding chaperone protein dnaJ 15-like; its protein translation is MAKDPERAFFKRLEGLQPCEVSEGDNFFKTASYTIEVVCEKSYEDTTQKLNDIEAQISRKRNELRQFEAKYRNVTICFTQSWLMVYQALARYQKVTERYVKEKQSITSSWVGYKIYLKKDKRRNKKAKFSCEESSDDEEEEAAAEIASEVNFADEISGINTGPPSPTSSNESSVTS